The genomic interval CATCTTGATACCGACCTCGAAGATGGTGGAGTAGGTACCGCTGTTCTGGGAAGGGCTGACCAGCAGATTGCTCATGAATGATTCGATGGCTCTTGTGGTTGAGTCACCGGCCAGAGCACCGCCATCGTCCTGCTTCACACCACCCACGAAGGTGTTGCGTTTGCCCAGGGAATTCATCTTGTCTTGCAGGGTGTTGTAACCATCCACGAACTGCTGGACAAGCTCCTGGATAGAGGTCTTGTCGGTCGTGATATCGACCTTGTTTGCCTTGAGCCCCCCCGTACTGTCTTTATCCGACACCCGCAGCACCGTCACCTTGAGGTCCTGGATAGAGTCATCAAAGGTATTGGTGTCGCTCTTGAGTACGTTGCCATCAACAGAAATCTCTGCACTGCTGGCAGCCCGAGTCTGGTTCATGACACCGCCCCCCGACTCGAAGATGGCGAGCTCCGCGGTATCCCCGGTGATGTTCAGGTCCTTGCCATCGCCCGAGATGCCGGAATCGATCACCAGCTTGGCCTTGCCATCCGCCGTGTTGACTATGTTGGCGCTGAGGCCGAAGTTGTCGCCATTGCTGTTGATGCTCTTGCGAATGTCTTGCAGGGTATCGCCCGCTTTCACATCCACCTTGAATGTCTTGTCGCCAGCCTTGAAGGTCAGTTGCCCATCCTGGGTGACCAGAGAGGTGGTGGAACTATCGAAAATGCCTTCCTGACGACTCGTTTCCGCCAACTTATTGACGATGATGTTGTATTGCCCATTGGAGGCGCCAGACTTGCTCTCCACCTTCAATATGGGGTCGTCTTTGCTCTGGGTGATGTTGATGGCGCGTTTGTTGAAAGCACCGGGGGCACTCAGCTTGTCGAGGATGTCGGTGAAGGCAGAGATGGAGGATTTCAGCTGACCTATGCCAGACAAGGTGATCTGGGTGCTGTTTTGTTTGGTGACGATCGGTTGTTGCAACTGGGCTTTTTTCGCTGCCACACTCGCCGAGATCACACTTTCAAGATCGAGCCCGGATCCCGCCCCCGCAGAGGTAATTGCCATACATCCTCCTGTCTATCGACTTTAAATTGGGTCACACCTGACCATCGAACAGCAGCCCGGAGAGACCGGAGCTATTGCCATTCGTCTGATCCATGGATTGCAACCTTTTGCTTATCAAGAGCATTTCCTCGCTCGGGATCTGACGGATAACCTGCTTGGTCTCCGCATCTATCACCTTGATCACCGGCTGGTCAAATTCGGGGACCAGACTGAAATTGATGGTCCATCCCTTCAACTTGCTCAAATTGTCCAATCTTTCTTGCAATTCTTGGGCCTGTTTTTCCATGTAGGCCTTGTCCATACGCGGCTCTGACACCTTGGCCTGTGCCTGTGGCGTCTTGGCTGTCGGCTCGACACTTGTCTGTTCGGCCAGTTCCTCTCCGCTGGATGTGGATGGAGAAACAGCCATGGCGGCCTGGGGGCCGCCATGTTGAGTCAGCGTCGAAGTAACAGAAGGCATGGCTATCGATTCATTGGCCATCTGCTGCTCCTTATGTCAATTGACGGTTGAACCGACTTAACCCAGCAGCGACAGAGCCGACTGCGGACGCTGGTTGGCCTGGGCCAGTATGCTGGACGCGGCCTGCTGCAGAATGTTCTGCTTGGTCATGTTGGCGGTTTCGGTCGCAAAGTCCGCATCACGGATACGGGAGCGCGCGGCGCTGACGTTCTCGGAGATATTGGCCTGGTTGCGAATGGTCGAATCCAGACGGTTTTGCACCGCACCCAGTTCGGCACGCTTGCTATCCACCACACCCAACATTGCATCTGCCGCGGCCAATACTTCTTGAGCCTTACTCTGAGTGCTAATACTGATCCCACCCGCAGCGCCGCTACCGAAAATGTTTGTTATAGCGACCGTGGTCACTGCACTGGCAGCATTCAATACGGAAATGGTTGTTCCCGCCGCCGCCGCAATACCAGAGATACTGAAACCGGCAGACTGATTCAAACTGAAACCGATAGTCTGGTTGGCGTCAGCCCCCACTTGGAAAGAACCGGTGTAAGTACCGTCTAAAAGCTTGGTACCAGCGAAGGTGGTATCGGTAGAGATACGGTTGATTTCAGACCCCAGCTGATCCACTTCCTTCTGCAGGGCTTCGCGATCCTTGTCTGAGTTGGAACCGTTGGCAGATTGCTGGGCCAGGGTACGCATACGCTGCAGCATGCCGGTCACTTCATCCATCGCCCCTTCCGCGGTCTGCGCCAGGGAGATGCCGTCGTTGGCGTTGCGGTTGCCCTGATCCAGGCCATTGACCTGGGAGGTCAGACGGTTGGAGATCTGAAGGCCCGCCGCATCGTCCTTGGCACTGTTGATACGCAGACCGGATGCCAGGCGGGTGTATGAGGTATCCAACGACTTGGTGGTGTTCATCAAGTTACGCTGGGCGTTCAATGATGAAGTGTTGGTATTGATAAACATGGCCATAAAAGATTTCTCCTGATGAACAAGAAACTGCGGGCTCTGTTTGCATCTATGCAGCCAGGATCCCACCGTTCAGATGGACAGATTGAACGGTCTGTACCATCTGGCGGGTCCCTTGTTTGAACGGACACAGGACCCGCAGTTGCGCAAATGCTGGATTTCCGAACACCCCACAATTTGCTTCATCCTTTGTAGCGGCAGCCCCATCGGAAGCTTTAGGACATTTATTGCCGCTCTCATCAACAAAGAGGCAAATGCCTTCCGCTCAGAGGCTGATGGCTGTTAATCAGGCTATGGGTCGCTCCCGTCCAGAGCAGGCGGCTCCTGTTCATACTGAACTCAGTCAAGAAAGTTCAACTGGCATAGTTTATGCTGGATAATTCTCGTCGCCACTTTTCTGGCGCCAATAAAAAGGCCGACAAAAGTCGGCCATTGAAGAGTTTATGCTCAGGAGAACCGCTTCGAGAGTGGCAGAGTGAACGACTGCACAACACTCGAGGAGATGCACCAACAAGATAATCTCTCTTTCGATAGGACAAGGCGTAAATCCGAACACCCCATTGTTCCATCTTTTCTTACCAGGGCGGCCTGAACAACCGCCCTGTTCTTTTTGCTGATTAGCCCAGCAGTGACAGGGCAGACTGCGGACGCTGGTTGGCCTGGGCCAGTATGCTGGAAGCAGCCTGTTGCAGGATGTTCTGCTTGGTCATGTTGGCGGTTTCGGTGGCGAAGTCCGCATCGCGAATACGGGAGCGGGCGGCACTGACGTTTTCCGAGATATTGGACTGGTTGCGAATGGTCGAATCCAGTCGGTTCTGCACCGCACCCAGCTCGGCACGTTTGCCATCGACTATTCCCAACATGGAATCAACTGCGGCCAGGACATTTTGCGCATTAGTCTGAGTACTGATACTGATGCCACCTGCACTACCGCTCAAGAAGATGGTGCTTACGGCAAGGGTACCGCCACTCGCTGCCGTCACAGTTGTGTTCGCCGCGGCAGAAATACCGGAAATGCTAAATCCCCCCGCCTGGGAAAGGCTGAAGCTGATGGTCTGGTTGGCATCCGCCCCGACCTGGAAGCTGCCGTTGTAATTACCATCCAGCAACTTGGTACCAGCGAAGGTGGTATCGGTAGAGATACGGTTGATTTCAGACCCCAGCTGATCCACTTCCTTCTGCAGGGCTTCGCGATCCTTGGCGGAG from Aeromonas rivipollensis carries:
- the fliD gene encoding flagellar filament capping protein FliD; translated protein: MAITSAGAGSGLDLESVISASVAAKKAQLQQPIVTKQNSTQITLSGIGQLKSSISAFTDILDKLSAPGAFNKRAINITQSKDDPILKVESKSGASNGQYNIIVNKLAETSRQEGIFDSSTTSLVTQDGQLTFKAGDKTFKVDVKAGDTLQDIRKSINSNGDNFGLSANIVNTADGKAKLVIDSGISGDGKDLNITGDTAELAIFESGGGVMNQTRAASSAEISVDGNVLKSDTNTFDDSIQDLKVTVLRVSDKDSTGGLKANKVDITTDKTSIQELVQQFVDGYNTLQDKMNSLGKRNTFVGGVKQDDGGALAGDSTTRAIESFMSNLLVSPSQNSGTYSTIFEVGIKMDNKGKLSLDKTKFGEAVDKNFDQVVALFGGEKGLAGTLNTGLKEYTKSGGMLAQREDVLNSDLRALTQKTATASAQLAKYEASLRAQYGSLDALLVKMNNSASALSTLQTNYQKS
- a CDS encoding flagellin, encoding MAMFINTNTSSLNAQRNLMNTTKSLDTSYTRLASGLRINSAKDDAAGLQISNRLTSQVNGLDQGNRNANDGISLAQTAEGAMDEVTGMLQRMRTLAQQSANGSNSAKDREALQKEVDQLGSEINRISTDTTFAGTKLLDGNYNGSFQVGADANQTISFSLSQAGGFSISGISAAANTTVTAASGGTLAVSTIFLSGSAGGISISTQTNAQNVLAAVDSMLGIVDGKRAELGAVQNRLDSTIRNQSNISENVSAARSRIRDADFATETANMTKQNILQQAASSILAQANQRPQSALSLLG
- a CDS encoding flagellin, producing the protein MAMFINTNTSSLNAQRNLMNTTKSLDTSYTRLASGLRINSAKDDAAGLQISNRLTSQVNGLDQGNRNANDGISLAQTAEGAMDEVTGMLQRMRTLAQQSANGSNSDKDREALQKEVDQLGSEINRISTDTTFAGTKLLDGTYTGSFQVGADANQTIGFSLNQSAGFSISGIAAAAGTTISVLNAASAVTTVAITNIFGSGAAGGISISTQSKAQEVLAAADAMLGVVDSKRAELGAVQNRLDSTIRNQANISENVSAARSRIRDADFATETANMTKQNILQQAASSILAQANQRPQSALSLLG
- a CDS encoding flagellar protein FlaG, with the translated sequence MANESIAMPSVTSTLTQHGGPQAAMAVSPSTSSGEELAEQTSVEPTAKTPQAQAKVSEPRMDKAYMEKQAQELQERLDNLSKLKGWTINFSLVPEFDQPVIKVIDAETKQVIRQIPSEEMLLISKRLQSMDQTNGNSSGLSGLLFDGQV